In Zingiber officinale cultivar Zhangliang chromosome 1A, Zo_v1.1, whole genome shotgun sequence, a genomic segment contains:
- the LOC121997670 gene encoding transcription factor IIIA-like has product MLRKYGFHLVLSGNRYYISDQHFVYILEYVEVVSNEPGCMKTFTNAECLKEHIKTSHLYVDCVICGTKQLKKNIKRHEHMHEANEVTERTKCNFESCERTFSNVSNLRQHIKAVHQNLRPFACRFSECGKKFPYKHVRDNHEKSGVHSYIQGDFLEIDEQWQSRPRGGRKRKCPSIGSFCKKRIVSPEQASTLMYIVLRNMMQAEF; this is encoded by the exons ATGTTACGCAAGTATGGTTTTCATCTTGTTTTGTCTGGAAACCGTTACTACATTTCTGATCAG CATTTTGTTTATATATTGGAATATGTGGAAGTCGTTAGCAATGAACCTGGATGTATGAAGACATTCACAAATGCAGAATGCCTTAAAGAACATATCAAAACTTCTCACCTTTATGTTGATTGTGTGATTTGTGGAACAAAACAGCTGAAGAAGAATATTAAACGACATGAACACATGCATGAAGCAAATGAGGTGACTGAGAGGACAAAATGTAACTTTGAAAGTTGTGAACGCACCTTTTCAAAT GTATCAAATCTCAGACAGCACATAAAAGCAGTCCATCAAAATCTTCGTCCATTTGCATGTAGATTTTCTGAATGTGGGAAGAAATTTCCCTACAAGCATGTTAGGGATAACCATGAAAAATCTGGTGTGCACAGTTACATTCAA GGTGACTTCCTAGAAATCGACGAGCAGTGGCAGTCACGGCCACGAGGTGGACGGAAAAGAAAGTGTCCTTCTATCGGATCTTTCTGCAAGAAGAGGATTGTTTCACCTGAGCAAGCATCAACGCTTATGTACATTGTTCTCCGGAACATGATGCAAGCAGAGTTTTGA